The following proteins are co-located in the Lagenorhynchus albirostris chromosome 2, mLagAlb1.1, whole genome shotgun sequence genome:
- the RCC1 gene encoding regulator of chromosome condensation isoform X2, with amino-acid sequence MVDRQDRKMPPKRITKRRSPPEDALPKSKKVKDPGNQAVRVVASRRVPGARSCQGACGPSPPDQKARPVSHRSHNTEPGLVLTLGQGDVGQLGLGENVMERKKPALVPILEDIVQAEAGGMHTVCLSKSGQVYSFGCNDEGALGRDTSVEGSEMVPGKVELQEKVVQVSAGDSHTAALTEDGRVFLWGSFRDNNGVIGLLEPMKKSMVPVQVQLSTPVVKVASGNDHLVMLTVDGDLCTLGCGEQGQLGRVPELFANRGGRQGLERLLVPKCVMLKSRGSRGHVRFQDAFCGAYFTFAISSEGHVYGFGLSNYHQLGTPGTESCFVPQNLTSFKNSTKSWVGFSGGQHHTVCMDSEGRAYSLGRAEYGRLGLGEGAEEKSVPTLISRLPAVSSVACGASVGYAVTKDGRVFAWGMGTNYQLGTGQEEDVWSPVEMTGKQLENRVVLSVSSGGQHTVLLVKDKEQS; translated from the exons ATGGTGGATAGACAG GACAGGAAGATGCCACCCAAGCGTATAACTAAGAGAAGGTCACCCCCCGAAGATGCCCTCCCCAAAAGCAAGAAGGTGAAGG ACCCTGGTAACCAGGCAGTGAGGGTCGTTGCCTCCCGCCGCGTTCCAGGCGCCCGCTCCTGCCAAGGTGCCTGCGGGCCGAGCCCTCCTGACCAGAAAGCCCGACCAG TCTCACATAGGTCCCACAACACAGAACCGGGTTTGGTGCTGACGCTGGGCCAGGGCGACGTGGGCCAGCTGGGGCTGGGCGAGAATGTGATGGAGAGGAAGAAGCCAGCCCTGGTGCCCATTCTAGAGGACATCGTGCAAGCTGAGGCTGGGGGCATGCACACTGTGTGTCTAAGCAAAAGTGGCCAG GTCTACTCCTTCGGCTGCAATGATGAGGGTGCCCTGGGAAGGGACACATCAGTGGAGGGCTCAGAGATGGTCCCTGGGAAAGTGGAACTGCAAGAGAAGGTGGTACAGGTGTCAGCAGGAGACAGTCACACAGCGGCCCTCACCGAGGATGGCCGTGTCTTCCTTTGGGGCTCCTTCCGG GACAATAATGGTGTGATCGGGCTCTTGGAGCCCATGAAAAAGAGCATGGTGCCTGTGCAGGTGCAGCTGAGTACGCCCGTGGTGAAGGTGGCCTCAG GAAACGACCACTTGGTGATGCTGACAGTTGATGGCGACCTCTGTACTTTGGGCTGCGGGGAGCAGGGCCAACTGGGCCGCGTGCCTGAATTATTTGCTAATCGTGGTGGCCGGCAGGGCCTCG AACGACTCCTGGTCCCCAAGTGTGTGATGCTGAAATCCAGGGGAAGCCGGGGCCATGTCAGATTCCAGGATGCCTTCTGTGGTGCCTACTTCACCTTTGCCATCTCCTCTGAGGGCCATGTATATGGCTTTGGCCTCTCCAACTACCATCAGCTAG GAACCCCAGGCACAGAATCTTGCTTTGTACCTCAGAACCTGACATCCTTCAAGAACTCCACGAAGTCCTgggtgggcttctctggtggccaGCACCATACAGTCTGCATGGATTCAGAAG GAAGAGCATACAGCCTGGGCCGGGCTGAGTATGGGCGGCTGGGCCTTGGGGAAGGTGCCGAGGAGAAGAGCGTACCCACCCTCATCTCCAGGCTGCCCGCCGTCTCCTCGGTGGCTTGTGGGGCCTCTGTGGGATATGCTGTGACCAAGGATG GTCGTGTTTTTGCCTGGGGCATGGGCACCAACTACCAGCTGGGCACAGGACAGGAAGAGGATGTCTGGAGCCCCGTGGAGATGACAGGCAAACAGTTGGAGAACCGTGTGGTCTTATCTGTGTCCAGCGGGGGCCAGCACACAGTCTTACTAGTCAAGGACAAGGAACAGAGTTGA